The sequence below is a genomic window from Thermodesulfobacteriota bacterium.
CAGAGAGTATACAGCCGATTAACAGCTCAAACGGGCCTTCAAAGTTTAGATGACACCTTGCATTTGGATATTCATCTTCAAGCAGAGATAGTACCGCTAGAGCTGTTTGTTTCTTCGCAGATTCAGTTTCCCTTATTTTAGTTGATGCCCTTTTATTCACCTTAGTTCACAAAATAAAAAAGGGGATATGCACAGGACATATCCCCTTTAGTTATTTATCTATATCAATTTGGGATTTTAGTCCTTTCTAGCTGGCTCCAGACCTTCTTTGCCCTCAAAGAAATCGGCATTCATTTCAGTGTATTCGCTCCATTTTTCTGGGAGCTCGTCTTCGTGAAAAATGGCATCAACAGGACATGGATCTACGCAAGCGCCGCAATCAATACACTCTTCAGGATGAATGAAAAGTTGGCTATCGCCTTCGTAGATACAGTCTACAGGGCACGCTTCAACACACGCTTTATCTTTAACGTCAACGCACGGCTCTGCAATAATATATGCCATTATTAAATACCTCCGAATAAAATTATGTCTTGATAATAATACTTAATGAGCTTGGTACTCGCAACAATTCTAGTCTTATGACAAGCTATTTCACTGCGTATCCTCAGTGTTTTCGCCAGAAGGCTCTTGATTAGCTTCGGGTGCCGGCTGCTCTGCCGCTCCATCAGATAACTCTGAACCTGAGCTTTGCTCAGCTGGCTGCTGCTCTTGCTGAGCGGGCTCTTGTGCAGCTGATCCTTGGTCCTGGCCACTGTTATCAGGGGGAATAGGCTCTTGCTGTGAAGTGTCAGTTGGTGAGGCTATATCAGTGGTTTGCTGTGTCGTAGGTATATCAGTAACAACTGATGTGTTAACGTTCTTAGCTGCAAAATAACCTAGGGTTAAAGAACTAAGCAAGAACAAGACCGCGAGCACTCTAGTGACCTTAGATAAAAACGGCACAGCACCTGCTGCACCAAATACAGATTCACTTGATCCTCCGCCGCCGCCAAACACAGACCCCAAATCTCCACCTTTACCCGGCTGAAGTAATACAACAACAATGAGCAATATGCTCACAACAATATGTATTGCTTGCACTGAATAAATTATTAGTTCCACTTTTCTCTACTCTCCTGCAATTTTTACTATTTCTACAAAGGAATCCGCATTAAGACCCGCGCCTCCTATAAGCGCTCCGTCTATATGTTCCATATTGATTAGTTCTTCAATATTTCCTACGTTTACACTTCCCCCGTAAATTATCCTGATTAATTCAAAACCTTGACC
It includes:
- the secG gene encoding preprotein translocase subunit SecG; this translates as MELIIYSVQAIHIVVSILLIVVVLLQPGKGGDLGSVFGGGGGSSESVFGAAGAVPFLSKVTRVLAVLFLLSSLTLGYFAAKNVNTSVVTDIPTTQQTTDIASPTDTSQQEPIPPDNSGQDQGSAAQEPAQQEQQPAEQSSGSELSDGAAEQPAPEANQEPSGENTEDTQ
- the fdxA gene encoding ferredoxin, translated to MAYIIAEPCVDVKDKACVEACPVDCIYEGDSQLFIHPEECIDCGACVDPCPVDAIFHEDELPEKWSEYTEMNADFFEGKEGLEPARKD